Below is a genomic region from Synechococcales cyanobacterium T60_A2020_003.
TAGCTGCTTCAGCCATTCTCATTAACAATTCTTATTGCGGTGACCAGGTACAAAACCTCTTGATGTTTCAGAACTCACGGTTTTTCTGAGGTGATGCTCAATAAAAATGAGCAGAGTGCTACATTTCTAGGCGTTTAGCTTGGTGCTACCCATTGGGGCTATTCCTAAATCATCTAGCCTTCGGCACTGGATAACGGTTAACCATGGGCGATCTTCTATCTGCTTGCTGAGGTGGACTGAAGCCGGGTATTGTGAAAACAAGTACGCTTCAGGACGATAGCACTGTGACGGATTTGCTTCGAGGAGCCAACCTGTTTTTGATTGGCATGATGGGGTCGGGAAAAACGACCGTTGGAACCCTGCTAGCTCAACGATTAGGCTATTCCTTCATCGATACGGATGCTGTGATTGAGCAGGTGACTCAGCGTTCGATTCCTGAAGTGTTTGCCCAGGACGGCGAAGCGGCATTCCGAGAGATTGAAACTCAAGTACTAGGACACGTGGTATCCCATGTGCGGATGGTGATTGCAACGGGGGGAGGCTTGGCTGCCCAGGTTGAAAACTGGCGCTACCTACAACACGGGGTAGTGGTGTGGCTAGATGCAAGCCCGGAAATTCTTTACCAGCGGTTGCAAGGCGATCGCACCCGTCCGCTATTGCAAAACGAAAATCCCTACCAACGCTTAGTGGATCTACTCGAAGAACGGCGTTCGCGCTACACCCAGGCCGATCTTCACATCACTATTGCTGAGGACGAATCACCTGAGCAAACTGCCGATCGCATCATTGAAGCGGTTCGCGGCATTCTTAAGCCTAGCTCTGTCTTGCCCCAGTCTTAACGCGCATCCTCTGAC
It encodes:
- a CDS encoding shikimate kinase, yielding MMGSGKTTVGTLLAQRLGYSFIDTDAVIEQVTQRSIPEVFAQDGEAAFREIETQVLGHVVSHVRMVIATGGGLAAQVENWRYLQHGVVVWLDASPEILYQRLQGDRTRPLLQNENPYQRLVDLLEERRSRYTQADLHITIAEDESPEQTADRIIEAVRGILKPSSVLPQS